The genomic interval TGGCGTCGATGGTGCCCACGGCGAGGTTGTCGGCGGCGGTGAGCCGCAGCGATTCGGCGGCCTTCGCGTTGTTGGTGGGGTTCGCCTCCTTCCAGAGGATCGCGGCGCAGCCCTCGGGGGAGATCACCGAGTACCAGCTGTACTGCAGCATCGCCAGCCGGTCGGCGACGCCGATGCCGATGGCCCCGCCGCTGCCGCCCTCGCCGATGACGATCGAGAGGATCGGCACCTTCAAGCGGCTCATCTCCCGCAGGTTGACCGCGATCGCTTCGGCTTGGCCGCGCTCCTCGGCGCCGATGCCGGGGTAGGCGCCCTGGGTGTCGATCAGCGTGACCACGGGGAGGCCGAACTTCTCGGCGAGCTTCATGCAGCGCAGCGCCTTGCGGTAGCCCTCGGGGTGGGCGCAGCCGAAGTGGCACCGCATCCGGCTCTTGGTGTCCTTGCCCTTCTGGTGGGCGACCAGCAGCACCTTCTGGCCGCCGATGCGGCCGAAGCCGGTGAGAATCGCGGGGTCGTCGCCGAAGTGCCGGTCGCCGTGCAGCTCGGTGAAGTCCCGGACGAAGGCGCCGATGTAGTCGGTGCTCTGCGGCCGGCCGGGATGCCGTGCCACCTGCACGGTCTTCCAAGCATCGAGCTTGCCGTAGAGCTTCCGCAGCATCGCCGTGTGCGTCGCCCGCAGGCCGGCGATCTCGTCGCCGACCTCCAGCGTCGGATCGATGCCGACGGCGGAGCGGTCCGGATCGGCCTGCGCCTCGAGCTCCTCGATCTGCCGCTCCAGCGCGATCAGCGGCTTCTCGAAGGCGAGCTCGTGCGTGCCCTCGTACGCGTCGCCGGGGACGGCGCGGCCGAGGCTCGCCTCCTCGGTGAGCTCTTCGAGGGTGCGGTCGAGCACGCGGCGGCGCGGGGCGTCGTCGCTGTCGACGGCCGCCTCGGCGGGGGCATCGCTTCGGGTGGGGGGAGGGCTGGGCATCGGGCTCGGCGATCGTAAGCGTTTCGGGTGGGCTGGGAGGCTCCCCGTACGCTCCGGGCGTGCCGGACGACGCTCCCGATTGCGATGCCCAAGCCGGGGCGGGCCTGGACGCGGTGGCCGAGGTCGTGATCATCGGCCCGGGCTTGCTGGGCGCCAGCGTGGGGCTGGGCCTGCGGGCGGCGGGCTGGGCGGGCCGGATCACCGGCGTCGCCCGCAGCGCCGCCACGCTGGACGCGGCCGCCGCGGTCGGCGCCATCGACGGCGGCTTCGACGATCCCGAACCCGCGCTCGCCAACCTGAGCGGGCCGTCGCTGGTGATCGTCGCGGTGCCGCTGTCGGGGTTCGCGGCCGTGTTCAAGAAGATCGCCCCGCACCAGCGGCGGGGCCTGGTGACCACGGACCTCGGCTCGGTGAAGGCGCCCGCCGCGGCCGAGGCGAAGCGGCACCTCGCCCAGCCGCAGTTCTACGTGCCCGCCCACCCGATGGCGGGCTCGGAGAAGAGCGGGCCGGCCGCCGCGACCGCGGGCCTCTTCCGCGGCCGGCCGTGCGTGCTGTGCCCCGACGACGCCACCGACGCCGGCGCCCTCGCGCGTGTCGCCGCGCTCTTCGAGCGGCTCGGCGGGGAGGTCGTGACGATGACCGCCGCCGAGCACGACGCCCGCGTCGCCGCCGTCTCGCACCTGCCGCACCTCGCCTCGGTGCTGATCGCCCAGACCGCCGCCGCCATGGGCGCCGCCGCCGGTTCGGCCGGCCCCCCCGACGGCCGGGGGGCGCAGCCGCTGCAGCTCGCCTCGACCGGCTTCCGCGGGGCCACCCGCCTCGCCCTCTCGAACCCGCCGATGCGTCGCGACATCGTCCTCGCCAACCGCGAACGCATCGGCGAG from Phycisphaera mikurensis NBRC 102666 carries:
- a CDS encoding acetyl-CoA carboxylase carboxyltransferase subunit alpha, with the protein product MPSPPPTRSDAPAEAAVDSDDAPRRRVLDRTLEELTEEASLGRAVPGDAYEGTHELAFEKPLIALERQIEELEAQADPDRSAVGIDPTLEVGDEIAGLRATHTAMLRKLYGKLDAWKTVQVARHPGRPQSTDYIGAFVRDFTELHGDRHFGDDPAILTGFGRIGGQKVLLVAHQKGKDTKSRMRCHFGCAHPEGYRKALRCMKLAEKFGLPVVTLIDTQGAYPGIGAEERGQAEAIAVNLREMSRLKVPILSIVIGEGGSGGAIGIGVADRLAMLQYSWYSVISPEGCAAILWKEANPTNNAKAAESLRLTAADNLAVGTIDAIIQEPLGGAHRRPKLMAELLEKWIAKELRELKRFKPDNLVNRRYERLRALGRFGTVGS
- a CDS encoding prephenate dehydrogenase, giving the protein MPDDAPDCDAQAGAGLDAVAEVVIIGPGLLGASVGLGLRAAGWAGRITGVARSAATLDAAAAVGAIDGGFDDPEPALANLSGPSLVIVAVPLSGFAAVFKKIAPHQRRGLVTTDLGSVKAPAAAEAKRHLAQPQFYVPAHPMAGSEKSGPAAATAGLFRGRPCVLCPDDATDAGALARVAALFERLGGEVVTMTAAEHDARVAAVSHLPHLASVLIAQTAAAMGAAAGSAGPPDGRGAQPLQLASTGFRGATRLALSNPPMRRDIVLANRERIGEALDRFAKQLNQLRGEIRKGDHDALLARLEEAQGIRASVEGD